One region of Kangiella marina genomic DNA includes:
- the metL gene encoding bifunctional aspartate kinase/homoserine dehydrogenase II, whose product MADEHIAAETVCDVTDNTVRSYTTGGHKVHKFGGTCLATSESINAVLEILKTQAQPGDMVVVSANGNVTNWLLALIEGGVPDGSILAEYFSELQQEARFSQTILHQIKSDIKTIEEAARINKHSSSDILSYGEIWSSLILSDLLNNEGCKAQAIDSCRCLKLNTDTYQYPFDQAFADAALDQLYHLHADSIFVVTGFIALDAQAQKTTLGRNGSDFSATALGYLINSPSITIWTDVNGIYTADPKVIATPLLVESLTLCEAQALSELGANVLHEKTVLPLLSYKGSVHIKSFNHPDKAGTLVSQDITPTNRVKTITFKQKLHKVCVHSIDELQARRIQKKLAEKSIASYVNGYDITQHKLTFYIEKSDVFAVTSAIKAMQHYPSVLLSNMTLISLVGQNIRQDKRIIERFIRRLSAFDTQEIHYPNNSHSLSVIIDDEHAKCLLKDLHTSFFHQEPTVPIVVLGFGNIGKKFIELIHHGRERLGKSLNRTLQVLAVANSQRFIFDTNGLDLSEIDKKLTIAETNSNDQIFNWLEQYAGRELIIVDATASKGISERYKEFANNKWHIISANKIAASDKQFAREVDSVLTNNRRIWKKNTTAGAGLPIQACIKNLYESGDQIEELSGIFSGSLSWLFSQFDGSKPFTELLKVAQDNAYTEPDPREDLSGNDVIRKIRILAQQLGFEDAPEDFEPAISDDLLEGELSSFWQKESAINEYYQALLDRANESDGLLRYIATLSPEKLSLKLEVIDRSHPFASLNPCDNVFQVVSAWYKDNPLIIQGPGAGREVTAGGVLNDLCDLLRGH is encoded by the coding sequence ATGGCTGATGAGCATATAGCAGCTGAGACCGTGTGTGATGTTACGGATAACACCGTAAGAAGCTACACAACGGGCGGGCATAAAGTCCACAAGTTTGGCGGCACCTGTCTTGCTACCTCTGAATCAATAAATGCCGTGTTAGAGATTTTAAAAACTCAAGCACAGCCAGGCGACATGGTTGTAGTGTCTGCCAATGGTAACGTCACCAATTGGTTGCTGGCGTTAATTGAGGGAGGAGTTCCTGATGGCAGTATCTTAGCTGAGTATTTTTCAGAGCTACAGCAAGAAGCACGTTTTTCTCAAACAATACTCCATCAAATTAAGTCTGATATCAAAACGATTGAAGAAGCAGCGCGTATCAATAAGCACTCATCAAGCGACATATTATCGTATGGTGAAATTTGGTCATCATTGATTTTGTCGGATCTATTAAATAACGAGGGATGCAAAGCGCAAGCGATTGACAGTTGTCGATGTTTAAAGTTAAACACCGATACTTATCAATACCCCTTTGATCAAGCTTTTGCTGACGCGGCACTAGATCAACTGTACCATCTTCATGCTGATAGCATTTTCGTGGTTACAGGGTTTATTGCATTAGACGCACAAGCTCAAAAAACCACACTGGGTAGGAACGGAAGCGATTTCTCGGCGACAGCTTTAGGCTATTTAATTAATTCCCCCAGCATTACGATCTGGACTGACGTTAACGGTATCTACACCGCTGATCCAAAAGTTATTGCGACTCCTTTACTGGTGGAAAGCTTAACATTATGTGAAGCACAGGCATTGTCCGAGCTAGGAGCCAATGTACTGCATGAAAAAACCGTTCTTCCTTTACTGTCTTATAAAGGGAGTGTTCACATTAAAAGCTTTAATCATCCCGATAAAGCTGGAACCCTAGTGTCGCAAGACATTACACCGACTAATCGCGTCAAAACCATTACTTTTAAACAGAAACTTCACAAAGTCTGTGTTCATTCAATTGATGAATTACAAGCCCGTCGAATTCAAAAGAAGTTAGCTGAAAAAAGTATTGCTAGTTATGTTAATGGTTACGATATTACACAGCATAAATTGACTTTTTATATCGAGAAAAGTGATGTTTTTGCCGTCACCTCGGCAATAAAAGCAATGCAGCATTATCCGTCAGTGCTACTGTCTAATATGACATTGATCTCTCTAGTGGGTCAAAATATACGCCAAGATAAACGTATCATCGAGCGGTTTATTAGACGTCTCAGTGCATTTGATACTCAGGAAATCCATTATCCTAATAACAGTCATAGTTTATCTGTCATCATTGATGATGAACATGCAAAGTGTTTACTCAAAGATCTACACACTAGCTTCTTCCATCAAGAGCCAACCGTGCCGATTGTTGTCCTTGGCTTCGGTAATATTGGGAAAAAGTTTATTGAGCTTATTCATCATGGTCGAGAGCGATTAGGGAAAAGTTTAAACCGCACGTTGCAGGTACTTGCTGTTGCTAATAGCCAGCGATTTATCTTTGATACTAATGGTCTGGACTTGTCTGAAATCGATAAAAAGTTAACCATTGCAGAGACAAACTCTAATGACCAAATTTTTAACTGGCTTGAGCAATATGCTGGTCGTGAGCTGATTATCGTTGACGCTACCGCCAGTAAAGGAATATCAGAACGTTATAAAGAGTTTGCCAACAATAAGTGGCATATTATTTCTGCAAACAAAATCGCGGCATCGGACAAACAGTTTGCTCGAGAAGTGGACTCAGTTCTTACCAATAACCGGCGGATCTGGAAAAAGAATACGACGGCTGGTGCGGGATTACCGATTCAAGCATGCATAAAAAACTTGTATGAGTCGGGCGATCAGATTGAAGAGCTTAGTGGTATATTTTCGGGATCGCTGTCTTGGTTGTTTAGTCAGTTTGATGGTTCTAAACCATTCACTGAATTATTAAAAGTCGCTCAAGACAATGCTTACACCGAGCCAGACCCGCGTGAGGATCTATCGGGTAATGATGTCATCCGCAAAATCCGTATTTTAGCCCAGCAACTTGGCTTTGAGGATGCGCCTGAGGATTTTGAGCCGGCTATTTCTGATGACTTGTTAGAGGGGGAACTGAGTTCATTCTGGCAAAAGGAATCTGCCATCAACGAGTATTATCAAGCGTTATTAGATCGAGCTAATGAGAGCGACGGTTTATTGCGTTATATCGCAACGCTGTCCCCTGAAAAGTTGTCGCTTAAACTTGAGGTTATCGACAGGTCACATCCTTTTGCGTCACTAAACCCCTGCGACAATGTGTTTCAGGTTGTTAGTGCATGGTACAAAGACAATCCATTAATTATTCAAGGCCCTGGAGCAGGGCGAGAAGTTACGGCGGGTGGCGTGCTAAATGATTTATGCGATTTGTTGAGGGGGCACTAA
- the metF gene encoding methylenetetrahydrofolate reductase, translated as MSSPVIRSAKERPSYEEARIAEFLNQQIADLNGKVNVSFEFFPPNTPDMQQTLWSSIKKLEPLSPEFVSVTYGAAASTRSRTHDVITKIIRETELTAVPHLTCIGSSEAEIEHIAEDYWSKGVRHIVALRGDLGDDANPGDFEYATDLIAKLKQLHDFEISVAAYPEVHPEAESATADLQNLKRKIDAGASRAISQFFFSAEKFLRFRDDCTTEGLAIDLTPGILPVTNFPQLQKFAKFTQVDIPSWMYKVYEGLQDDPDTSRLIASHIAIEQVKLLVKEGVSDFHFYTLNRADLTYAICHSLGKRALPSVA; from the coding sequence ATGTCATCACCGGTTATTCGTTCTGCTAAAGAAAGACCTTCTTACGAGGAGGCCCGAATTGCTGAGTTTTTGAATCAGCAGATCGCGGATCTCAACGGTAAGGTTAATGTCTCCTTTGAGTTTTTCCCACCGAATACTCCAGACATGCAGCAGACACTATGGTCAAGTATTAAAAAACTTGAGCCTTTGAGCCCCGAGTTTGTGTCAGTGACGTACGGTGCTGCTGCAAGCACCCGCTCGAGAACGCATGACGTGATCACTAAAATCATTCGTGAAACAGAGCTGACTGCAGTCCCTCACTTAACCTGTATAGGTTCGTCAGAAGCTGAAATAGAGCATATAGCTGAAGACTACTGGTCAAAAGGGGTACGTCACATCGTCGCCCTAAGAGGCGACTTAGGTGATGATGCGAACCCTGGCGACTTTGAGTATGCAACAGATTTAATTGCTAAATTAAAACAACTGCATGACTTTGAAATCAGCGTTGCTGCTTATCCAGAGGTTCATCCTGAAGCAGAAAGTGCAACGGCAGACTTACAGAATCTTAAACGTAAAATTGACGCAGGTGCCAGTCGTGCCATTAGCCAGTTTTTTTTCAGTGCCGAAAAATTTCTACGTTTTCGTGACGACTGTACTACGGAGGGGCTTGCGATTGACTTAACGCCTGGCATTCTGCCGGTGACTAACTTTCCACAGTTACAAAAGTTCGCCAAGTTTACTCAGGTTGATATTCCTTCTTGGATGTATAAGGTCTACGAAGGGTTGCAGGATGACCCTGATACTAGCCGGTTGATTGCATCACATATTGCGATTGAACAGGTAAAATTGTTGGTCAAAGAAGGGGTTAGTGATTTCCACTTTTATACGCTTAATCGTGCTGATCTCACTTATGCCATCTGCCACAGTCTGGGGAAACGAGCACTGCCATCTGTTGCATAA
- a CDS encoding ferredoxin--NADP reductase, whose protein sequence is MSNLNIEKVLSVKHWNDTLFTFETTRDQSLRFRNGEFIMIGLPLEGGKKVMRAYSIASPNYEEKLEFFSIKVPDGALTSRLQHLKPGDEVMVSKKPTGTLVVDDLKNGRNLYLLATGTGLAPFLSIIQCPETYEKFDKVILCHGVRYVSELCYQQMIMQDLPNHEYLGDMIAEKLFYYPTVTREPYQNQGRLTHALEEGQVEQTLGLDKLDPAHDRAMICGSPAMLDDLSRLLNDKGFEISPKMGIQGDYVIERAFVE, encoded by the coding sequence ATGAGTAATTTGAATATTGAAAAAGTACTATCAGTAAAACACTGGAATGACACCCTATTTACTTTCGAAACCACGCGCGATCAAAGCTTACGTTTTAGAAATGGTGAGTTTATTATGATCGGTCTACCCCTTGAGGGTGGGAAGAAGGTGATGCGGGCATACAGCATTGCGAGTCCAAACTACGAAGAAAAGTTAGAGTTTTTTAGCATCAAAGTGCCTGATGGTGCTCTAACGTCTCGTTTGCAACACCTCAAGCCTGGCGATGAAGTTATGGTCAGTAAAAAGCCTACGGGTACTTTAGTTGTTGATGATTTGAAGAATGGTCGTAATTTATATTTACTCGCTACGGGTACAGGCTTAGCACCATTTTTGAGCATTATCCAGTGTCCTGAAACGTATGAGAAATTCGATAAAGTGATACTGTGTCATGGTGTACGCTATGTCAGCGAACTGTGTTACCAGCAAATGATCATGCAGGATCTGCCAAACCATGAATACCTTGGTGACATGATTGCAGAAAAGCTATTTTATTACCCCACGGTGACTCGTGAGCCTTATCAAAACCAGGGGCGTTTAACCCATGCCTTAGAGGAAGGGCAGGTTGAGCAGACACTAGGCCTAGATAAACTTGATCCTGCACACGATCGTGCCATGATTTGTGGCAGTCCAGCGATGCTTGATGACTTATCGAGGTTACTGAATGACAAAGGCTTTGAGATCAGTCCCAAGATGGGGATTCAAGGTGATTATGTTATTGAACGAGCTTTCGTCGAGTAG
- a CDS encoding diflavin oxidoreductase, whose product MIKRPSDVTAKEQQPIGLASKVIGEELISKIQNLNTQELSWLSGYCMGLLDHRKGTGVDVSSSSVATSAVTATDEATQTKPVLVLYASQTGNAQNIAEKLEQSLSANGIETILKSSLDIKVKELTHYSAVLVAASTHGEGEPPDDAIEFHEALTSKKGAKKRPKLDDVKHAVLGLGDSSYEFFCQTAKDFEQALADSGSVALLEPVLCDVDYDEAADAWVTQVTASLKDYLSSMSGSVVDGAVNTLAVQSESSEQVYDKNNPFTATVETIQRITGQGSPKETYHVEIDISDSGIIYEPGDSLGIIAHNKPELVAEVLSLLSLEASESVTYKGQPTTLQSFLTEKAELTLVNKQSVKSLLEISANDELQKIHDEDFGGFIENHQFVDLLHLAKPTITAQQLVDLLKPINPRLYSISSSLEETPDDVHLTLNHVVTSNRLGQRYGLASHFLTQSLEEGDGVGIFIEKNPKFKLPLGEKPIIMVGPGAGVAPFRAFLQHRDATDNAGKNWLFFGNPYFNTDFLYQVEIQSYLKSGTLSKLDLAFSRDAENGDKVYVQQKLLEKSAEVWQWLEQGAYFYVCGDMHRMAKDVETALLSIIQTQGGKSEAQAKQYLKQLKLDNRYQRDIY is encoded by the coding sequence GTGATTAAAAGACCTAGTGATGTGACTGCGAAAGAACAACAACCTATTGGCTTAGCCAGTAAAGTTATTGGTGAAGAGCTGATAAGCAAGATACAAAACCTAAATACTCAAGAACTGAGTTGGCTCAGTGGCTATTGTATGGGGCTGCTAGACCATAGAAAGGGGACAGGTGTCGATGTCTCGTCGAGTTCCGTCGCAACATCAGCTGTTACGGCAACAGATGAGGCGACGCAAACAAAACCCGTATTGGTACTTTACGCCTCACAAACAGGAAATGCGCAAAATATCGCTGAGAAGCTTGAACAAAGTTTATCAGCCAATGGTATCGAAACAATCTTGAAATCCTCTCTGGATATCAAGGTTAAAGAACTTACTCATTATTCTGCGGTGTTGGTGGCAGCTTCGACACATGGTGAGGGCGAGCCTCCGGATGATGCTATCGAATTCCATGAAGCCTTAACCAGCAAGAAAGGTGCTAAGAAGCGACCCAAACTGGATGATGTTAAGCATGCCGTGTTGGGGCTGGGCGACTCCAGTTACGAGTTTTTCTGCCAAACGGCCAAAGATTTTGAGCAAGCTTTAGCTGATAGTGGTTCAGTGGCTTTGCTGGAGCCGGTGCTGTGTGACGTTGATTATGACGAAGCGGCCGATGCTTGGGTGACTCAGGTAACAGCCTCTTTAAAAGATTACCTAAGCTCGATGAGCGGCAGCGTAGTTGATGGCGCGGTAAATACCCTGGCGGTTCAAAGCGAATCTTCTGAGCAAGTTTACGATAAAAATAATCCGTTCACCGCGACAGTGGAAACGATTCAACGTATTACCGGACAAGGGTCACCGAAAGAAACCTATCATGTGGAAATTGATATTTCGGACTCAGGTATTATTTATGAACCGGGTGATTCACTAGGGATTATTGCACACAATAAGCCTGAGCTAGTTGCGGAGGTGTTAAGCTTACTGAGTTTGGAGGCTTCTGAAAGTGTCACTTACAAAGGCCAGCCAACCACGTTACAGAGTTTTTTAACTGAAAAAGCTGAACTGACTTTAGTCAATAAGCAGTCAGTCAAATCTTTATTAGAAATATCAGCCAATGACGAGTTGCAGAAAATTCATGACGAAGATTTTGGCGGTTTTATAGAAAACCACCAGTTTGTGGACTTGCTTCATCTTGCTAAACCTACTATCACGGCGCAACAGTTGGTCGATCTTCTAAAGCCAATTAACCCCAGGCTTTACTCGATTTCATCAAGCTTAGAAGAAACGCCTGATGACGTTCATCTGACCTTAAATCATGTTGTCACAAGCAATCGGTTGGGGCAGCGCTATGGGTTAGCCAGTCACTTTCTAACGCAAAGTTTAGAGGAAGGTGATGGCGTTGGTATCTTTATCGAGAAAAATCCAAAGTTTAAGCTACCGCTTGGCGAAAAACCGATCATTATGGTGGGGCCAGGTGCAGGGGTTGCTCCGTTTAGAGCCTTTTTACAGCATCGTGATGCCACCGATAATGCGGGAAAGAATTGGTTGTTCTTTGGTAACCCTTATTTTAATACAGATTTTCTTTATCAGGTTGAAATCCAGAGTTACTTAAAATCAGGAACACTTTCTAAGCTTGACTTGGCCTTTTCAAGAGACGCTGAAAATGGCGATAAAGTTTATGTGCAACAAAAGCTATTGGAGAAGTCGGCAGAAGTCTGGCAGTGGTTAGAGCAAGGTGCATACTTTTATGTTTGTGGGGATATGCACCGTATGGCAAAAGATGTCGAAACAGCCTTGTTAAGCATTATTCAAACCCAAGGTGGTAAAAGCGAAGCGCAAGCGAAGCAGTATTTAAAGCAATTGAAGTTAGATAATCGTTACCAGAGGGATATTTACTAA
- the cysI gene encoding assimilatory sulfite reductase (NADPH) hemoprotein subunit, whose translation MSKVKPTQYDAERHSEVETIKVNSNYLRGTLEDSLQAEVTGAIADDDQMIIKFHGSYMQDDRDLRAERRKQKLEPLYSFMIRARLPGGIATSEQYKVLSDIAQQYGHSSLRLTTRQTFQWHGIFKRDLKNTIAGINKTLVDSIAACGDVNRNVMANPLYETSKLQTEVYEWSKKISEHLLPSTNAYHEIWLDGEKVETSEEPIYGKTYLPRKFKIAIAVPPYNDVDIYANDIGLVAIADGDKLLGFNILVGGGMGSSHNDPDTYPRAATVIGFSQPENTIAVVENILKVQRDYGNREVRKLARLKYTVDRLTVDGFKDILAEYLGYSLQPEQPFEFEHNGDRYGWTQTDDGNWHLTLYIHSGRIKDTEESQTFSGLRAIADIHDGEFRCSPNQNIIISNVSDDNKDTIQKIIEQHGISIGQTETPTRLNSLACVAFPTCALAMAEAERYLPTLMDLIEEKLQKYSIADTPINIRMTGCPNGCARPYLGEIGFVGKAPGKYNLYLGASHQGDRVNKLYRENINEAQILEALDPLFKAYAAERDSGEHFGDFVIRQGFVNAVHNGADFHSF comes from the coding sequence ATGAGCAAAGTAAAACCAACGCAATACGATGCAGAGCGTCACTCTGAAGTAGAAACGATAAAAGTTAACAGTAATTACTTACGCGGAACGTTAGAGGACAGCCTACAGGCTGAAGTCACTGGTGCGATTGCTGATGACGATCAAATGATCATTAAATTCCATGGCTCTTACATGCAGGACGACCGTGATTTGCGCGCTGAGCGGCGTAAACAAAAGCTTGAGCCTTTGTATTCATTTATGATCCGTGCACGTTTACCGGGGGGGATTGCGACCTCAGAGCAGTATAAGGTTTTGTCTGATATCGCTCAGCAGTATGGACACAGCAGTTTGCGTTTAACCACACGACAAACGTTTCAATGGCATGGCATTTTTAAGCGTGATCTAAAAAATACCATTGCTGGTATCAATAAGACTTTGGTCGACTCAATTGCTGCTTGTGGTGATGTAAACCGCAATGTCATGGCTAACCCGTTGTATGAAACCTCAAAGCTTCAAACAGAGGTTTATGAATGGTCAAAGAAGATCAGTGAACACCTATTGCCCAGCACTAATGCTTATCATGAAATTTGGTTAGATGGAGAAAAGGTCGAAACTTCTGAAGAGCCCATCTACGGAAAAACCTATTTGCCTCGTAAGTTTAAAATTGCCATCGCGGTTCCACCCTATAATGATGTCGATATTTATGCGAACGATATCGGTCTGGTAGCAATAGCTGATGGAGATAAATTATTAGGGTTTAATATCCTTGTCGGCGGTGGTATGGGAAGTTCTCACAATGACCCAGACACTTACCCAAGAGCTGCGACAGTTATTGGGTTTAGTCAGCCCGAAAACACCATCGCTGTGGTTGAAAATATTTTAAAAGTTCAGCGTGATTATGGTAATCGTGAAGTGCGTAAGTTAGCGCGCTTGAAGTATACGGTCGACCGCTTGACTGTCGATGGCTTCAAGGACATCTTGGCCGAATACTTGGGGTATAGTTTACAACCAGAACAACCATTTGAGTTTGAGCATAATGGTGATCGCTACGGCTGGACACAAACCGATGATGGCAATTGGCATCTGACCCTGTACATTCACAGTGGGCGAATTAAAGATACCGAAGAGTCTCAGACTTTTAGTGGACTTAGGGCTATTGCCGATATCCATGATGGTGAGTTTCGCTGCTCACCAAACCAAAACATTATCATCAGCAATGTTTCTGACGATAATAAAGACACCATACAAAAAATTATCGAGCAGCACGGCATCAGTATTGGTCAAACTGAAACGCCAACACGCTTAAATTCGCTGGCTTGTGTTGCATTCCCGACCTGTGCTTTAGCGATGGCCGAAGCGGAGCGTTACTTGCCAACCTTGATGGATTTGATTGAAGAAAAACTTCAAAAGTACAGTATTGCGGACACGCCGATTAATATTCGAATGACGGGTTGTCCAAATGGTTGCGCACGTCCTTATTTAGGTGAGATTGGTTTCGTCGGTAAAGCGCCTGGAAAATATAACCTTTACCTAGGCGCGAGCCACCAAGGCGATCGTGTTAACAAGCTGTATCGTGAAAATATTAACGAGGCGCAAATCCTTGAAGCACTGGACCCATTATTTAAGGCTTATGCTGCTGAGCGTGACTCTGGCGAACACTTCGGCGACTTTGTGATTCGACAAGGCTTTGTCAATGCGGTTCATAATGGCGCAGACTTTCACAGCTTCTAG
- a CDS encoding phosphoadenylyl-sulfate reductase, translated as MSLLNESWVEQVNQKLGHSSAQERIEYALQHLPDNFALASSFGAQSAVSLHLLTQAKPDISVILVDTGYLFAETYQFVDELVERLDLNLKVYRSQLSPAWQEARYGKEWEKGKQGIVAYNQRNKVEPMERALDELGVSTWFSGLRRQQSQSRNQLPVVQAFKGRIKVHPIIDWSNKDIHQYLKKHRLPYHPLWDRGYVSIGDTHSTTPITEDMSEEDTRFGGLVRECGLHVDTLSGL; from the coding sequence ATGTCTTTGCTAAATGAATCTTGGGTTGAGCAGGTCAACCAAAAGTTAGGGCACTCTAGTGCGCAGGAGCGAATTGAGTATGCTCTGCAACACTTGCCCGATAACTTTGCCCTAGCATCAAGTTTTGGTGCCCAGTCTGCAGTCAGTTTACATCTACTGACGCAGGCTAAACCTGACATTTCTGTGATTTTGGTCGATACCGGCTATCTGTTTGCAGAAACTTATCAGTTTGTTGATGAGCTAGTCGAACGGTTGGACTTAAACTTGAAGGTCTATAGAAGTCAGCTAAGTCCAGCTTGGCAAGAGGCTCGTTATGGTAAGGAGTGGGAAAAGGGTAAGCAGGGAATTGTAGCTTACAATCAGCGCAATAAAGTTGAGCCTATGGAGCGAGCTCTTGATGAGTTGGGCGTTAGCACTTGGTTTTCTGGGCTGCGCCGCCAGCAATCTCAGTCCAGAAATCAGCTACCAGTAGTACAGGCGTTTAAAGGGCGTATCAAGGTCCACCCGATTATCGACTGGAGCAATAAAGACATTCACCAGTACCTAAAAAAACACCGACTCCCGTATCATCCTCTATGGGACAGAGGCTATGTCTCGATTGGTGATACACACAGCACAACGCCCATCACCGAGGACATGTCAGAAGAGGATACTCGTTTTGGTGGCCTAGTTCGTGAGTGTGGGTTACATGTCGATACGCTGTCAGGTCTTTAA
- a CDS encoding LysR substrate-binding domain-containing protein: MKLQQLNYLIAIADNNLSITKAAEKLYTSQPGISKQLRLLESELETKIFERNGKQLVGITELGDEILNRSRKIVHEINHIKNITSVANQSDSGNFSIATTQTQAQYVLPKVFANFHKRYPNLTIDLQQGTSDQILTQLQKQEVDFAIASGNIDLGANIVKIPCFQWDRTILFPHEHPLGDLRKIELEDLAKYPIVTYPFIGSAKNSSLTSAFRKEKLEPNIVFTARDADVIKTYVRNGFGIGIIASMAFSPQQDRDLLGYSTKDILPRCTTWLAFNKNIFLKKYMKDFINYFAPHITSEQLSQYIHQDYTSSLQLANSIEEREREKPLPMHQMWHI; this comes from the coding sequence ATGAAGTTACAGCAGCTTAACTACCTGATTGCCATTGCTGATAATAATCTAAGCATTACTAAGGCAGCAGAGAAATTATATACCTCTCAACCAGGTATCAGTAAACAATTGCGCTTATTGGAAAGCGAGTTAGAAACCAAGATTTTCGAGCGTAACGGCAAACAGCTGGTAGGAATCACTGAACTGGGTGATGAAATACTGAATCGTTCTCGTAAGATCGTGCACGAAATTAATCACATTAAAAATATCACCAGTGTTGCGAACCAAAGCGACTCAGGAAACTTTTCTATTGCGACGACCCAGACCCAAGCACAATATGTGTTACCTAAAGTCTTTGCGAACTTTCATAAGCGTTACCCCAATTTAACCATTGATCTCCAGCAAGGGACTTCTGATCAAATTTTAACTCAGCTACAAAAACAAGAAGTGGATTTTGCCATCGCCTCTGGCAATATCGATCTAGGCGCTAATATCGTTAAAATCCCTTGCTTTCAGTGGGATCGGACCATTCTGTTCCCTCATGAGCACCCACTAGGCGACCTGAGAAAAATCGAGCTAGAAGATCTTGCGAAGTACCCTATCGTCACCTACCCCTTTATTGGTAGCGCCAAGAACTCAAGCCTTACCAGCGCTTTCAGGAAAGAAAAGCTGGAGCCCAATATTGTATTTACAGCGCGCGATGCTGACGTTATCAAAACCTACGTCCGAAATGGGTTTGGTATCGGCATTATCGCAAGCATGGCTTTTTCACCACAGCAAGATAGGGACTTACTGGGTTACTCGACCAAAGATATATTACCTCGATGCACAACTTGGTTAGCTTTCAATAAGAATATTTTTCTCAAAAAATACATGAAAGACTTTATCAATTATTTCGCGCCGCACATAACGAGTGAGCAGTTAAGTCAATATATCCATCAAGACTATACCTCTTCACTACAGCTGGCGAATAGTATTGAGGAGCGTGAAAGAGAAAAACCACTCCCGATGCATCAGATGTGGCACATCTAG